The following DNA comes from Chloroflexota bacterium.
ACCACCTCGACCTCTACCGCGTGGAAGACCTCGGCGAGCTGGGCGAACTGGGCCTGGACGAGTACCTGATCAGCGACGGCGTCACGGTGGTCGAGTGGGCCGACCGCGCGCCCCACGCCTTCCCCGCGCACAGTCTCTGGGTCGACCTGCAGGCATCAGGCGAGGACGGCAGGGACATTACCGTCTCGTGCGCCGAGCCGCGCAACCCGGCAGTCGCCGAGTGGCTGGAGCAGACGTCCGCCGCGAGGAGCGTCTAGCGTGGAGCTTTGCATCGACACCGCCACGCGCTACGCGGGCGTTGCCCTCTCCGTGGACGGCGTCGTCATCGCCGAGACCTCGTGGCACAGCCGCAACAACCACACGGCGGAGCTCGCGCCCACCGTCCTGAAGCTGCTGAAGGATGCGGGCGCCGACGCCAAGCAGATCACCGGCATCGCGGCAATCATCGGGCCGGGCGGGTTCAGCGCGCTGCGCGTCGGCCTCGGCTTCGCAAAGGGGATGGCTGAATCGCTGGACATCCCCATCGCGCCGGTGAGCGCGCTGGAGGTCGAGGCCGCACGGCACTTCAAGGCCGAGCCAGGGCCGCTGCTGCCTCTGCTGGAGGTCGGGCGCGACCGCGTGGCGTGGTGCGTGTACCAGCACGACGGCGACGGCTGGCGGCGCACGACGGAGGAGCGGGTCACAACGGTCGCAGAAATGGTCGAGGCCGCGCTGCCGGACGCCGTCTACTGCGGCGAGGGTGCATGGCACACGGCCGATCGCCTGCGGGAGCTCGCGCCGGACGAGCGGGTCATCGCGCTGGAACCGCCGACGCGGTCGCCGGCCGTGCTGGCGGCGCTGGGGCACGCGGCGCTGGCATCCGGCGGCGCGCCGGACCGGCAGACGCTGGAGCCCAACTACCTGCGCCCGCCAAGCATCACCATGCCGTCCGGGCGGACAAATATACAATAGGCTGAGAACAACAAGCACCAGGAGGAACGACTTGGCAGACATCCAGACAACCCTTGTGCTCATCAAGCCGGACGGGCTTCAGCGCGGGCTGGCGGGGGAGATCATCAGCAGGCTGGAACGCCGCGGGCTGCAACTGGTGGGCATGAAGCTCATGCGCGTGGACGAGGCGCTGGCCCATCTGCACTACGAGGCCCATGTGGAACGGCCCTTCTTCCCGGGACTCGTGCAGTTCATCACGTCAAGCCCGATCATCGCGATGGCGGTGCGCGGGCCGGACAGCGTCGAGCTCGTGCGGCAGACGGTAGGCGCGACGAACCCCGCGGCAGCGGCGCCAGGCACAATCCGCGGCGACCTCGGCATCGACATCGGGCGCAACCTCATCCACGGGTCGGACTCGCCGGAAGCGGCGGTGCGCGAGGTCGCGCTCTTCTTCGCGCCGGAGGAGGTCGTCGACTGGGAGCGCAACGTCGAGGGGTGGATCGTCGAGTAGGGGCGATTCGCGAATCGCCTTACTGCACGTGCACGAGGGGCACGGCCTCGCGCCAGAGCTGCTCGAGGCGGTAGTACTCACGCTCCTGGGGCGAGAAGACGTGGATGAGGACGTCGCCGTAGTCCAGCAGCACCCAGCCGGACTGCACGGTGCCCTCGCGGTGGTTTACCGGGATGCCCTCGCCCTTGAGCGCGAACGTGATGTCCTCGATGAGGGCGTTGATCTGCCGTGTGTTATCGGCGCTCAGCAGCACGAAGTAGTCAGCGAAGTCCGCGATCTCGCGGATGTCCAGCAACACGATGTTCGACGCCTGCTTGTCGCTGGCAATTTCCACTGCGCGCTGTGCAATGTGTAGCGGTCCTGCGTTAGCCATCACAGGCATTATAGTACGCTTCACCAGTACGTCCAGTGGAACCGGCGGCATCGCTCACAGAGAAGATTGGAAGCGGGGGCAAGGGAACATCCGGGGCCCGCGTTTCGTTCTTTCAAGTAAGGCTGCGTATCTGCGGCAAAACCGGTTGCAAGGTGCGCATAGCAGGGGTTGACACGCCTTACACGCGCCCCTACTATAGGGTGCGGTATTCTGAATGGGTTGCTGTGAATGCAGCAAGGCCCCAAACACCTCGTAAAACGAAAGGGGATCTCATGGAACGGTATTCACCCAGGCGCATCAGTGGGATTGCTATCATCGCAGTACTTATGCTGGCCCTTCTGATCGCCGCTTGCGAAGGTCCCGCCGGCCCGCAAGGCATACAAGGTCCCCAGGGTGAGCCAGGTCTTCCCGGTCTCCCGGGCAACCCCGGTCTTCCGGGCGTCCAGGGCGTCCAGGGCGAGCCCGGTCTCCCCGGCAACCCCGGTCTCCCCGGCGTCCAGGGCCCACAGGGTGAGCAGGGCCCGCCCGGCCCGTCCGTCGCTGCCTCGATTGCAGTTCCGGTGAACTCGTTTGAGGACGGTATGGAGCACTCTCTGACCGTCATGGGCTCCGGGTTCTCGGCCGGCGACGTGATCTTCGGTGAGATCGCCATCGGTGGCGAGGACACGGTGGCCGTCGTTGGCGCAACCGCCAACGGGTCCGGCGCGTTCATGAGCACGTCCGGCCTCGACCTCGAATCGCTGGCGACCCTCACGCCGGG
Coding sequences within:
- the tsaE gene encoding tRNA (adenosine(37)-N6)-threonylcarbamoyltransferase complex ATPase subunit type 1 TsaE; protein product: MSVRLHIASGSAEETLHIGAELGRRLQPGDALLLTGDLGAGKTTLTQGIALGLDVPERPRSPTFVMATEYEGRLPLYHLDLYRVEDLGELGELGLDEYLISDGVTVVEWADRAPHAFPAHSLWVDLQASGEDGRDITVSCAEPRNPAVAEWLEQTSAARSV
- the tsaB gene encoding tRNA (adenosine(37)-N6)-threonylcarbamoyltransferase complex dimerization subunit type 1 TsaB, giving the protein MELCIDTATRYAGVALSVDGVVIAETSWHSRNNHTAELAPTVLKLLKDAGADAKQITGIAAIIGPGGFSALRVGLGFAKGMAESLDIPIAPVSALEVEAARHFKAEPGPLLPLLEVGRDRVAWCVYQHDGDGWRRTTEERVTTVAEMVEAALPDAVYCGEGAWHTADRLRELAPDERVIALEPPTRSPAVLAALGHAALASGGAPDRQTLEPNYLRPPSITMPSGRTNIQ
- the ndk gene encoding nucleoside-diphosphate kinase — translated: MQTTLVLIKPDGLQRGLAGEIISRLERRGLQLVGMKLMRVDEALAHLHYEAHVERPFFPGLVQFITSSPIIAMAVRGPDSVELVRQTVGATNPAAAAPGTIRGDLGIDIGRNLIHGSDSPEAAVREVALFFAPEEVVDWERNVEGWIVE
- the rsfS gene encoding ribosome silencing factor, coding for MANAGPLHIAQRAVEIASDKQASNIVLLDIREIADFADYFVLLSADNTRQINALIEDITFALKGEGIPVNHREGTVQSGWVLLDYGDVLIHVFSPQEREYYRLEQLWREAVPLVHVQ